A DNA window from Agarivorans sp. TSD2052 contains the following coding sequences:
- a CDS encoding DUF2846 domain-containing protein: MKNSLLAAAITVTFLSGCSSVPMESSEKNQAALSFSQPAEDTAVIYVYRRNTMAGAALKKDVLIDDQCIGETAPGIFFYHEVAANTEHKISTESEFSPNDLLLDTEGGKSYFVEQYIKFGVLVGGAGLEQVDEETGKKEVSKLKLASKGKCSV, from the coding sequence ATGAAAAACTCGTTATTGGCTGCGGCTATCACTGTCACCTTTTTATCTGGCTGTTCTTCAGTACCCATGGAGTCGAGTGAAAAAAACCAAGCCGCTTTATCCTTTAGTCAGCCCGCAGAGGACACCGCTGTAATCTATGTCTATCGAAGAAACACCATGGCGGGAGCGGCACTGAAGAAAGATGTACTAATTGATGACCAATGTATCGGAGAAACCGCGCCTGGCATCTTCTTCTATCATGAAGTGGCAGCAAATACCGAGCATAAAATTTCTACTGAATCAGAGTTTTCACCTAATGATTTACTCCTTGATACTGAGGGTGGTAAATCTTACTTCGTCGAACAATATATCAAATTTGGCGTGTTAGTTGGCGGTGCTGGATTAGAGCAAGTTGATGAAGAGACAGGGAAAAAGGAAGTATCAAAACTAAAGCTAGCCTCAAAAGGCAAGTGTAGCGTTTAA
- a CDS encoding cation:proton antiporter domain-containing protein: MEADSFFPFATLVLATVTLCIAISSTLRLGTVVGFIIAGIALGPYTPGLVAATNVELLQQIADFGVVLFLFTIGLEIKPIDLWGMKRSLIIQGLGQVLVTASVFSLLGYILGFAWETGFTLGLIFGQSSTAVVMTMLKENNELNTSHGKNIFTNLMGQDISIVPIMAIFPILAHQSNPASNGALLSTLLLVLVVLSIVAIGLYLLPIGLRLSAKAHSKEGFMLCLFVSIFATVWIVDEVGLSATLGAFLLGICLSNSSFRFTVENIINPFKGILMGLLFISVGMSINLDLVLSNYQDLVILLILVISLKLLVFYTLARCDSQTNATSIKTAFALGQVGEFAFVLLGLAASLNVLNSAYAALGIMVASISMVLTPWIYKLGNHLAKRVLQKEQSTQAVSSKPLESDDSQLVIIGLDEVGRLMARLAKRAQIPYIAFDSEFSCVENGKKLGLNVHYGDIMQPSIQERAKLQQAKAVFVSVDHSGSLRKICLMLSKYPSLETYARTKSRADEFFLKEHGVQYAGSVYIESTLLRGRDLLLNFGLEEEQVFQLIDDLRSDLFASDYLSFKSHQS; the protein is encoded by the coding sequence ATGGAAGCTGATAGTTTTTTCCCATTTGCTACGCTTGTTCTCGCCACGGTCACCTTATGTATCGCGATTTCCTCAACACTCCGTTTAGGTACAGTGGTAGGTTTTATTATCGCCGGCATCGCCTTAGGGCCTTATACCCCGGGCTTGGTAGCCGCCACGAACGTTGAACTACTTCAGCAAATTGCCGACTTTGGCGTAGTATTATTCCTGTTTACTATCGGTTTAGAAATTAAACCTATCGACCTATGGGGAATGAAGAGAAGCCTTATAATTCAGGGCTTGGGGCAAGTTTTAGTCACCGCGAGTGTGTTCTCATTATTGGGTTACATTTTAGGCTTTGCTTGGGAAACAGGCTTTACTCTGGGTTTGATTTTTGGTCAATCATCTACCGCAGTAGTGATGACCATGCTTAAAGAGAACAATGAACTCAATACTTCTCACGGCAAAAACATCTTCACTAATTTAATGGGGCAAGACATCAGCATTGTGCCCATCATGGCTATATTTCCTATTCTTGCCCATCAATCTAACCCTGCATCAAACGGTGCGCTATTAAGCACTCTGCTGCTGGTTCTCGTGGTTCTGTCCATTGTAGCTATTGGGCTATATTTACTACCAATTGGGCTACGCTTAAGTGCCAAAGCGCATAGTAAAGAAGGCTTCATGTTATGCCTTTTTGTGTCTATTTTTGCCACCGTATGGATCGTAGATGAAGTTGGGCTTTCGGCTACTTTAGGGGCTTTTTTACTGGGGATTTGCTTATCTAACTCTAGTTTTCGTTTTACGGTAGAAAACATCATTAATCCTTTTAAAGGCATTTTAATGGGCTTGCTTTTTATCTCAGTTGGCATGTCGATAAACCTCGATTTAGTGTTAAGCAACTACCAAGACTTAGTTATTTTGCTGATACTAGTGATTAGCCTTAAATTATTGGTGTTTTATACGCTGGCTCGGTGTGACAGCCAAACCAACGCCACCAGTATAAAGACGGCTTTTGCCTTAGGCCAAGTGGGAGAATTTGCCTTTGTATTGCTAGGGCTTGCCGCAAGTTTAAATGTGCTAAATAGCGCTTATGCCGCACTAGGGATTATGGTTGCCAGCATCAGCATGGTACTTACCCCTTGGATATACAAATTGGGTAATCATCTCGCTAAGCGGGTACTGCAAAAAGAGCAGTCTACACAAGCTGTATCGAGCAAACCGCTTGAAAGCGATGATAGCCAATTAGTCATCATTGGGCTTGATGAAGTGGGCCGGCTAATGGCAAGGCTGGCTAAAAGGGCGCAAATCCCCTACATCGCTTTTGATTCAGAATTTAGCTGCGTTGAAAACGGCAAAAAGCTAGGCTTAAACGTGCACTATGGCGACATAATGCAACCCAGTATTCAAGAGCGAGCAAAGCTACAGCAAGCCAAAGCGGTATTTGTGTCTGTGGACCATTCCGGCTCTTTGCGAAAGATTTGTTTAATGTTATCTAAATACCCCTCTTTAGAAACTTACGCGCGAACCAAATCCAGAGCCGATGAGTTTTTCTTAAAAGAGCACGGCGTTCAATACGCCGGTTCTGTCTACATCGAAAGTACCTTATTGAGGGGCCGCGATCTGCTGTTAAATTTTGGCCTTGAAGAAGAACAGGTTTTTCAACTTATCGATGACCTAAGGTCAGATCTATTTGCGAGCGACTACCTAAGCTTTAAAAGCCACCAGTCATAA
- a CDS encoding AraC family transcriptional regulator: protein MAIEQARYQLAEELGGIEILNARYEKQHFSRHSHEGYTIGVIKTGAQQFYRTGGNHIAPQNSIILVNADEVHTGCSASEGGWSYQAMYPTPEQFEQLSQDLGIKQQGAPYFNQAVVQDAVLANSLRNTMAILEQSSNRLLRESMVYSSLSLLMARHSKSRTASPSLGFAKNSLSLVKQFLDEQPEADISLTELANLVNLSPCYLAKRFVKLYGIPPHAYQIQARIRLAKRLLRQGQKQLDVALDCGFHDQSHLSRHFKRALGITPGRYAKEFQA, encoded by the coding sequence ATGGCAATAGAACAAGCACGATATCAGCTTGCCGAAGAGCTTGGCGGTATAGAGATATTAAATGCCCGCTATGAGAAGCAACACTTCTCGCGCCACAGCCACGAGGGCTACACCATTGGCGTAATTAAAACTGGCGCACAACAGTTTTACCGTACTGGCGGCAACCATATCGCCCCGCAAAATAGCATTATTTTGGTTAACGCCGACGAAGTACATACCGGCTGTTCAGCCTCTGAGGGCGGCTGGTCGTATCAAGCTATGTACCCTACACCCGAGCAGTTTGAACAGCTAAGCCAAGACTTAGGCATTAAGCAGCAAGGCGCGCCCTACTTTAACCAAGCAGTGGTACAAGATGCGGTGCTAGCAAACTCGCTGCGTAATACCATGGCAATCCTTGAGCAATCAAGCAACCGCTTGTTACGCGAAAGTATGGTCTATTCTAGCCTTAGCTTATTAATGGCTCGGCACAGTAAAAGCCGCACTGCCAGCCCTTCCCTCGGCTTTGCCAAAAACAGCCTGAGTTTGGTCAAACAGTTTTTAGATGAACAACCTGAAGCCGATATATCACTCACCGAGCTGGCAAACCTGGTTAATCTTAGCCCTTGTTACTTAGCAAAACGTTTTGTCAAATTGTACGGTATTCCACCGCACGCTTATCAAATTCAAGCCCGAATACGGTTGGCTAAACGCTTGTTGCGCCAAGGTCAAAAACAGCTAGACGTAGCACTAGATTGTGGCTTTCATGACCAAAGCCATTTAAGTCGCCATTTCAAACGTGCCTTAGGTATTACGCCTGGCCGCTACGCCAAAGAATTTCAGGCTTAG
- a CDS encoding AzlC family ABC transporter permease, with amino-acid sequence MTPTDTIHHLSWSSKGKAFAKGTLAVLPLTIAVIPWGILAGSYAVEAGLSPWQSQAMSAILFAGSAQLVATGMFKLGASLLSILLTTVLITSRHFLYSMAMRPKISPLPLKWRLLLGYLLTDELFAIANKDKGKKFDPWYALGGGLSFYIGWNIASAVGIVAGASIENLDSWGLDFAIAATFIAIVVPNIKQASGLLCVLIALVSSVVCELFAIPGGLLVSALLAMGLATAYAKWRGEAQ; translated from the coding sequence GTGACCCCAACAGACACTATTCACCACTTATCTTGGTCGAGCAAAGGTAAAGCCTTTGCCAAGGGCACTCTCGCCGTATTACCCCTTACCATTGCAGTAATCCCCTGGGGGATCTTAGCAGGATCATACGCAGTAGAAGCAGGTTTAAGCCCATGGCAAAGCCAAGCTATGTCGGCAATTTTATTCGCCGGTTCCGCCCAGTTAGTGGCGACTGGAATGTTTAAGTTAGGCGCTAGTTTACTGAGCATATTGCTCACAACGGTATTGATCACTTCACGGCACTTTTTATATAGCATGGCCATGCGCCCTAAAATAAGCCCATTACCCTTAAAATGGCGTTTACTGTTGGGCTATTTACTGACCGATGAGTTGTTCGCTATTGCCAATAAAGACAAAGGTAAAAAATTTGATCCTTGGTATGCGTTAGGCGGAGGCTTAAGTTTTTATATCGGTTGGAACATCGCCTCGGCGGTGGGTATTGTGGCGGGCGCAAGCATTGAAAACCTCGACAGTTGGGGCCTAGATTTTGCCATAGCCGCCACTTTTATTGCCATTGTGGTGCCCAATATAAAACAGGCTTCAGGCTTGTTATGTGTGTTAATTGCCTTGGTAAGCTCGGTAGTATGCGAGTTGTTTGCTATACCCGGCGGCTTATTGGTGTCGGCGCTATTGGCAATGGGTTTAGCCACCGCTTACGCCAAATGGCGAGGAGAGGCGCAATGA
- a CDS encoding AzlD domain-containing protein, which yields MIWLSIFAMAAIVFASRYLFLEPKIPLRLSKTALQFLSYSAPAVLTAIFAPIVFVREGELAVGLTNPYLLAAILATVLAVFTRNALITTVLSMAVFFLIK from the coding sequence ATGATTTGGTTGAGTATTTTTGCCATGGCAGCCATTGTATTTGCCAGCCGCTATTTGTTTTTAGAGCCTAAAATTCCCTTACGTTTAAGTAAGACCGCACTGCAATTTTTAAGCTATTCGGCACCCGCTGTGCTTACCGCTATTTTTGCGCCCATTGTATTTGTGCGCGAAGGTGAGCTGGCAGTAGGCTTAACTAACCCTTATTTATTGGCGGCGATATTAGCCACGGTGTTAGCGGTATTCACCCGCAACGCTCTTATTACCACGGTACTGAGCATGGCGGTATTCTTTCTTATTAAGTAG
- a CDS encoding SpoIIAA family protein has protein sequence MSIRRHGITVGIERVETRLLVSFRAYGKLTHQDYQAITPMLESALAEVDHPRIRGFFDASELEGWELRAAWDDLKLGLKHGKSFEKIAILGNQQWLELASKIGQWFIAGEVKIFEQEQDALVWLEQ, from the coding sequence ATGAGCATTCGTCGACATGGTATAACTGTAGGTATAGAGCGTGTAGAAACGCGTTTACTTGTGTCATTTCGAGCTTATGGCAAACTCACTCATCAAGACTACCAAGCAATTACTCCAATGCTTGAATCTGCCTTGGCCGAGGTGGATCACCCCCGTATTCGTGGCTTTTTTGATGCCAGCGAATTGGAAGGTTGGGAGCTACGAGCCGCTTGGGATGATTTAAAGTTAGGTTTAAAACATGGTAAAAGCTTTGAGAAAATCGCCATTCTGGGCAATCAACAGTGGTTAGAATTAGCCTCCAAAATAGGCCAATGGTTTATCGCCGGCGAAGTGAAAATATTTGAACAAGAGCAAGATGCATTGGTTTGGCTAGAGCAGTGA